From the genome of Saccharicrinis carchari, one region includes:
- the asnB gene encoding asparagine synthase (glutamine-hydrolyzing) yields the protein MCGIAGFINTQKVDSRKYVLNAMLARIGHRGPDECGLYVSENACLGSVRLSIVDLMSGQQPMATPDGRYWISYNGEVYNHPELRKMLCQKGHRFTSHCDTEVVLHMYQEFGADCLSRMNGQFAIAIWDTHKQELFLARDRVGIRPLFFTNTTSGFVFASEIKALFEYPDTSRSINATGLSQVFTFWTTLSPYTAFEKIYEVPPGCYALLTNDKLKVTPYWAMTFNKNTEKISLGDAKDKFNALFRDAIALRMRADVPVAAYLSGGLDSTSTTAFIKQMFPDKLNTFSIGFEQKDFDESDFQTEVAHFFNTQHHSISFKNSDVASLFEKVIWHTEIPVLRTAPFPMFKLSELVRRHGIKVVITGEGADEMLGGYNIFKEAIIRHFWAKYPESKLRPLLLKKLYPYLPQIKNGSIGMLKLFFAYKLSETNSPVYSHLLRWNNTGRIGKLLSHQFKEQAGNNDLIGGYANSIASTLAQYSPLAKAQFIESNIFMSGYLLSSQGDRVAMANSVEGRYPFLDHRLVEFCSTLPDELKISGLDEKYLLKQVVKDIIPSSVLKRPKQAYRAPVAQALLSDKSGFVDNYLSAHNLNESGVFDSTAVEKLMHKLKNGQGNNEVDNMALMAILSTQVLHQLYIKNHTGIALNEISQGRVMNETCNK from the coding sequence ATGTGTGGGATAGCAGGATTTATAAATACACAAAAAGTTGACTCCCGAAAGTATGTTTTAAATGCTATGCTTGCTCGTATTGGTCACCGTGGACCGGATGAGTGTGGATTGTACGTGTCAGAAAATGCATGCCTGGGTAGTGTCCGACTTAGCATTGTGGATCTTATGAGCGGACAACAGCCCATGGCTACACCCGATGGAAGGTACTGGATAAGCTATAACGGCGAAGTATACAACCATCCCGAATTAAGGAAGATGCTTTGCCAAAAAGGGCATCGCTTTACAAGCCATTGCGACACGGAAGTGGTACTACACATGTACCAGGAGTTTGGTGCAGATTGTTTGAGCCGGATGAACGGCCAGTTTGCCATTGCCATATGGGACACCCATAAACAAGAACTCTTTTTGGCTCGCGACCGTGTTGGTATTCGTCCTTTGTTTTTCACTAATACAACATCGGGCTTTGTTTTTGCTTCCGAAATAAAAGCCCTGTTCGAATACCCCGATACCTCGCGGAGTATAAACGCCACCGGATTATCTCAAGTGTTCACCTTCTGGACAACATTATCTCCTTATACGGCCTTTGAAAAAATTTATGAAGTGCCACCGGGTTGCTACGCACTGCTTACAAACGATAAACTTAAAGTTACACCCTATTGGGCAATGACTTTTAATAAAAACACCGAAAAAATATCACTGGGCGATGCCAAAGATAAATTTAATGCCTTGTTCCGCGACGCCATTGCTTTGCGGATGAGGGCAGATGTGCCCGTGGCTGCTTATCTGAGCGGGGGATTGGATAGCACCAGTACTACTGCTTTTATTAAGCAAATGTTTCCGGATAAATTAAATACCTTTTCCATTGGTTTCGAACAAAAAGACTTTGATGAGTCTGATTTTCAGACAGAGGTAGCCCATTTTTTCAATACACAGCATCATTCCATATCGTTTAAAAATAGCGATGTGGCATCGCTATTTGAAAAGGTGATATGGCATACCGAGATACCGGTGCTCAGGACGGCACCTTTCCCCATGTTTAAGCTATCGGAATTGGTAAGGCGCCATGGCATAAAAGTGGTGATAACCGGCGAGGGAGCAGATGAAATGCTGGGTGGCTATAATATTTTTAAAGAGGCCATCATCCGCCATTTTTGGGCCAAATACCCGGAGTCGAAGTTACGTCCACTTTTACTTAAAAAACTCTACCCTTACCTCCCCCAGATAAAAAATGGTAGCATTGGTATGCTAAAACTTTTTTTTGCGTACAAACTGTCCGAAACCAACTCGCCGGTGTATTCGCACCTGCTGCGATGGAACAATACAGGCAGGATAGGAAAACTCCTATCGCATCAATTTAAAGAACAAGCCGGAAACAATGACCTAATTGGCGGGTATGCAAACAGCATTGCGTCTACATTGGCTCAATATAGCCCCTTGGCAAAGGCACAGTTCATCGAGTCCAATATATTTATGTCGGGGTATTTACTGTCGTCGCAAGGCGACCGGGTGGCTATGGCAAACTCTGTGGAAGGGAGGTACCCTTTCCTTGATCACCGCCTCGTTGAGTTTTGCTCTACCCTGCCCGACGAGCTGAAAATATCAGGTCTCGACGAAAAATATTTACTTAAACAGGTAGTTAAAGATATCATTCCCTCCTCGGTACTTAAAAGACCCAAGCAAGCCTACCGAGCCCCTGTTGCACAGGCCTTACTAAGCGATAAATCCGGATTTGTCGATAACTATCTGTCGGCCCATAATTTAAACGAAAGCGGTGTTTTCGACTCTACAGCTGTAGAAAAGTTGATGCATAAGTTAAAAAATGGACAGGGCAACAACGAAGTTGACAATATGGCACTGATGGCTATCTTATCCACCCAGGTGCTACATCAATTATATATTAAAAACCATACTGGCATAGCCTTAAATGAAATAAGCCAGGGTAGGGTGATGAACGAAACCTGTAACAAATAA
- the nadE gene encoding NAD(+) synthase, which translates to MTTYRKPFSKNILHIEKLDEVIENICIQLQKDVYKRFRRYGGVIGISGGIDSSVTLAIAVRAFGADKLLGIMLPETDSSPESEELARELANKFGVKSIVENISGALDGFGCYRRRDEAVKKVVPEYNPAEDKMKVIIPKDFVNKNMPPVHFVSVTFKDGTEKQVRLPLQEYLQIVAASNFKQRCRANMLYYHAETLNYAVLGTPNKHEVQQGFFVKYGDGAADVMPIGNLYKTQVYQIARHLGVPNSIIQRTPTTDTYSAEQTQEEFFYQMPFEKMDLLWYAWENEYLPVEVAPVMEMTTEEVNNIFNNFARKQKTTAYLRTAPLHHYIINNK; encoded by the coding sequence ATGACAACATATCGCAAACCTTTCTCAAAAAATATCCTTCATATCGAGAAGCTGGATGAAGTAATAGAAAATATATGCATCCAGTTGCAAAAAGATGTATATAAACGATTTCGCCGCTATGGCGGAGTAATCGGAATTAGCGGTGGTATTGACTCATCGGTAACCCTGGCCATTGCAGTGCGGGCATTTGGTGCGGATAAACTATTGGGCATCATGCTGCCCGAAACAGATTCGAGTCCTGAAAGCGAGGAGCTTGCCCGGGAGCTGGCAAATAAGTTTGGTGTTAAGAGTATTGTGGAAAACATCAGCGGAGCGCTGGATGGTTTTGGCTGTTATCGCCGGCGCGACGAAGCCGTTAAAAAAGTAGTGCCCGAATACAATCCGGCTGAAGATAAAATGAAAGTAATCATCCCAAAAGATTTTGTCAACAAAAATATGCCTCCGGTACATTTTGTTTCGGTAACTTTTAAAGATGGTACCGAAAAGCAGGTGCGCTTGCCATTGCAAGAATATCTGCAAATTGTGGCTGCCTCTAATTTTAAGCAACGCTGCCGTGCCAATATGCTGTACTATCATGCCGAAACGTTAAATTATGCTGTATTGGGCACACCAAACAAACACGAGGTGCAACAGGGCTTTTTTGTTAAGTATGGCGATGGTGCCGCCGACGTGATGCCGATTGGTAATTTATATAAAACACAGGTATATCAAATTGCCAGACACCTTGGGGTGCCAAATAGCATCATACAACGTACCCCCACAACAGATACTTATTCGGCTGAACAAACACAAGAGGAGTTCTTTTATCAAATGCCCTTCGAAAAAATGGACTTGCTCTGGTATGCCTGGGAAAATGAGTATTTACCTGTGGAAGTAGCTCCTGTAATGGAAATGACAACGGAGGAGGTAAATAATATTTTTAATAATTTTGCACGCAAGCAAAAAACAACAGCGTATTTGAGAACTGCCCCCCTGCATCATTATATCATCAATAATAAATAA
- a CDS encoding class I adenylate-forming enzyme family protein — translation MNCVNYLLPKDIDTEELFVLGQKETLSFYDLKQQVFMLAGALRKKYGCGNKIILLSPNNNFCIVSYLAIMKSGNVVVPLNPSTEKQQLQFVKAQTGCEVMFVPEVLKRRIEVPFKDVWCEADIQSICKDGSTFDSIEADELDPDTLAQIIYTSGSTAMPKGVMISHRNIIANTSSIVDYLNLTSADIMEVVLPFFYCYGLSLLHTHLRVKGKIVLNNNFIFLGSVYKDFEKYKCTGFAGVPSHFQILMRKSDTFVKTQFPHLRYVTQAGGKLHSVFIEEFRKAKPDIQFIVMYGQTEATARLSYLPAERLDDKLGSLGKGIPGVQLKVVDDLGHAIKPGQIGEIIAKGDNVMLGYYKDEKATAQALRNGWLYTGDLATLDEEGFIYHAARKKEIIKVGGRRVSPKEIEEVIVSIPGVVDCTIKSIHDEVLGEAIKAVVVKNDANAELDENSVKEFCSTRLAAYKIPHIITFTSKMDVNAAGKKVKKQEG, via the coding sequence ATGAACTGTGTTAATTATTTACTACCGAAAGATATTGATACAGAGGAACTATTTGTATTGGGCCAAAAGGAAACCCTGTCGTTTTACGATTTAAAACAACAGGTGTTCATGTTGGCCGGTGCTTTGAGGAAAAAATATGGCTGTGGCAATAAGATTATACTGCTATCGCCAAACAATAATTTCTGCATTGTCAGTTATCTCGCTATCATGAAATCCGGTAATGTTGTTGTCCCCTTAAACCCATCTACCGAGAAACAACAGCTCCAATTTGTTAAAGCACAAACCGGTTGCGAAGTCATGTTTGTTCCCGAAGTGTTGAAACGAAGAATCGAAGTACCCTTTAAAGATGTATGGTGCGAAGCTGATATACAAAGCATATGCAAAGATGGCAGCACTTTTGATTCTATTGAGGCAGATGAGTTGGATCCGGATACCCTTGCGCAAATAATTTACACTTCGGGTTCAACCGCAATGCCTAAGGGGGTTATGATATCGCATAGAAATATTATCGCAAACACCTCGTCTATAGTCGATTACCTTAATCTTACTTCAGCGGATATTATGGAGGTAGTACTTCCATTTTTTTACTGTTATGGCTTATCCTTGTTGCATACGCATCTTAGAGTTAAAGGTAAGATTGTACTCAATAACAACTTTATTTTCCTAGGCTCGGTTTATAAAGATTTTGAAAAGTACAAATGCACAGGCTTTGCAGGTGTTCCTAGTCATTTCCAAATACTTATGCGCAAGTCAGATACCTTTGTTAAAACCCAATTTCCACACTTGCGTTATGTAACCCAAGCCGGAGGTAAATTGCACAGCGTATTTATCGAGGAATTCAGAAAGGCAAAACCCGACATTCAGTTTATAGTGATGTACGGACAAACGGAAGCCACGGCCAGGCTTTCCTATCTTCCGGCGGAACGACTTGACGATAAGTTGGGATCATTAGGAAAAGGCATCCCTGGAGTACAGTTAAAAGTAGTAGATGACCTGGGGCATGCTATCAAACCCGGCCAGATAGGTGAAATAATTGCCAAGGGGGATAATGTGATGCTGGGGTATTATAAAGATGAGAAGGCAACGGCACAGGCTTTAAGGAATGGCTGGCTCTACACCGGCGACCTGGCTACTTTAGATGAGGAAGGTTTTATATACCATGCAGCACGCAAAAAAGAAATCATAAAAGTTGGCGGACGAAGAGTTAGCCCCAAAGAAATTGAAGAGGTAATCGTTTCTATCCCCGGCGTTGTGGATTGTACCATAAAATCGATTCACGACGAGGTGTTGGGCGAGGCCATTAAAGCCGTAGTGGTAAAAAACGATGCCAACGCAGAACTGGATGAAAACAGTGTGAAGGAATTTTGCAGCACCAGGCTGGCCGCCTATAAAATTCCACATATTATAACCTTCACCTCAAAAATGGATGTTAACGCAGCCGGTAAAAAGGTAAAAAAACAGGAAGGCTGA
- a CDS encoding nitroreductase family protein: protein MHFKELMKARYSVRNYHENKVDHTLIKQVAKAGLVAPSAANRQPLKFIAVDKDIILKKLHPAYPRDWFAKAPSLIIIYGHQEASWKRSFDNKYHCDIDAAIATDHMTLMATDLGLGTCWVCNFDPELVKEALPCDDGWEPIAILTIGYPTNNNAPEKKRKSIDDMLSFNGW, encoded by the coding sequence ATGCATTTTAAAGAATTGATGAAGGCGAGATATTCGGTACGTAATTACCACGAAAACAAAGTAGATCACACCCTGATTAAGCAGGTGGCTAAGGCAGGATTGGTGGCGCCATCTGCTGCCAACAGGCAGCCTTTAAAATTTATTGCCGTTGACAAGGATATAATACTAAAGAAATTACACCCGGCCTATCCCCGGGATTGGTTTGCAAAAGCACCAAGCCTGATTATTATCTATGGCCACCAGGAGGCTTCCTGGAAACGTTCGTTCGACAATAAGTACCATTGCGACATTGATGCAGCCATTGCAACGGATCACATGACCTTAATGGCTACCGATTTAGGACTGGGCACCTGCTGGGTTTGTAACTTTGACCCGGAATTAGTGAAGGAGGCCCTTCCTTGCGATGATGGCTGGGAACCCATTGCCATACTAACTATAGGTTATCCCACAAACAACAACGCACCAGAAAAAAAACGCAAGAGTATCGATGATATGCTAAGCTTTAACGGCTGGTAG
- a CDS encoding DUF6377 domain-containing protein: protein MNKILILFKFLLGASTLSAHSEVDSLVVLLEKTMEEAPVYEQKKINRIASLKNILAERQMSPEETFFVHNQLIEEYLKYNFDSTLHYLNLNQKLARELGNPKLQNQSNIKMAFVLASSGRYFEAVEKLERIDKSTLADKGLIDYYNAFIKVYNDLSFYTPSNQNRQKYTDIHNNYIDSLLPLLNPESPQYLSMLEKQYRDQRNMIECKKINSRRLSNAQMGTIEYSLITFERALLFELENNIRLKKKYLILSAISDIKAAVKDNASLTDLALILNDEGDVFRAHRFIMFSFDDASFYNSRLRFMVISEILPVISNAYQIKTTRQQKTLRQLLTIISVLLVILLMAIFFIHRQLSSLKKAQGELKKVNAKLKSLNQSLNESNNQLNAANDALAEANHVKEHYIGNFLTICSNYIDKLDEMNKVVNKKIGARQFEELFRLTKSKKLIDSEVQEFYKNFDDTFLHIFPHFVEQLNALLTPEEQIVLKDEERLNTELRIFALIRLGINDSSKIAKLLRYSVNTIYNYRVKIKNKARTDRDNFENSVMLIDVAKK, encoded by the coding sequence ATGAATAAAATTTTGATTCTTTTTAAATTTCTGTTGGGTGCTTCCACATTATCTGCCCATAGCGAGGTAGATTCCTTAGTTGTTTTATTGGAGAAAACAATGGAGGAAGCACCGGTGTACGAACAAAAAAAGATAAACCGTATCGCCAGCCTAAAAAATATCTTGGCCGAAAGACAAATGAGTCCGGAGGAAACGTTTTTTGTGCATAACCAATTAATTGAAGAATACCTAAAATACAACTTTGACTCTACATTACATTACCTTAACCTAAACCAAAAACTAGCCCGGGAGTTGGGCAATCCGAAGCTTCAAAACCAATCCAATATAAAAATGGCTTTTGTATTGGCCTCATCCGGACGGTACTTTGAAGCTGTGGAAAAACTGGAACGTATCGATAAAAGTACTTTAGCCGATAAGGGGCTAATTGATTATTACAATGCCTTTATTAAAGTATATAACGACTTGAGCTTTTATACACCTTCCAACCAAAACAGACAAAAATACACCGATATACACAATAATTACATCGACTCACTGTTGCCCTTACTAAATCCGGAATCGCCCCAGTACCTGAGCATGTTAGAAAAGCAATACCGCGACCAGCGCAATATGATTGAGTGTAAAAAGATAAACAGCAGACGCTTATCAAATGCTCAAATGGGGACTATAGAATATTCCCTGATCACATTTGAGCGGGCTTTACTTTTTGAGCTCGAAAACAACATTAGACTAAAGAAAAAATACCTGATACTCTCGGCTATATCCGATATTAAAGCAGCGGTTAAGGACAATGCCTCACTAACAGATCTGGCTTTAATACTTAACGATGAGGGAGATGTATTTAGGGCGCATCGTTTTATCATGTTTTCCTTTGACGATGCTTCATTTTATAATTCGCGTCTGCGTTTTATGGTCATATCGGAGATTTTACCCGTCATCAGTAATGCCTACCAGATTAAAACCACCCGTCAACAAAAAACCTTACGGCAACTACTAACGATAATAAGCGTATTGCTGGTCATTTTATTAATGGCCATATTCTTTATCCACCGACAATTAAGCTCACTAAAGAAAGCCCAGGGCGAGCTAAAAAAAGTAAATGCTAAATTAAAATCCCTGAATCAAAGTTTAAATGAATCCAACAATCAGTTGAATGCGGCCAATGATGCCCTGGCCGAAGCCAACCATGTTAAAGAGCATTATATTGGCAACTTCCTCACCATCTGTTCCAACTACATCGATAAACTCGACGAGATGAACAAGGTGGTCAATAAAAAGATTGGAGCACGCCAATTCGAGGAATTATTCCGCTTAACAAAATCAAAAAAACTGATTGATTCTGAGGTGCAAGAATTTTATAAAAATTTTGATGATACCTTTCTGCACATTTTCCCCCATTTTGTGGAGCAGCTAAATGCTCTGCTAACACCCGAAGAACAAATCGTACTAAAAGATGAGGAAAGGTTAAATACAGAGCTTCGCATCTTCGCCCTTATTCGCCTGGGCATAAACGATAGTTCTAAAATCGCCAAACTACTTCGCTATTCGGTTAATACCATTTATAACTATCGGGTTAAAATTAAAAACAAGGCCCGTACCGATCGCGATAACTTCGAAAACAGCGTTATGCTCATTGATGTGGCCAAAAAGTAA
- a CDS encoding SusC/RagA family TonB-linked outer membrane protein, which translates to MKKSILGAYHKFIVCAVIGMFFSINLAAQQTSISGVVTDKSGEPIPGVSIIIKGTTTGTISGIDGDFNLSGEMPADAVLVFSFIGMQTEEVNPQGQSFLQVTLFDDILGLDEVIVVGYGTQEKKDITGSVAMVNSEELESRPNTQLGSLIQGRAAGVRVVSGSGKPSEGLSVRVRGTNSVTAGSEPLYVIDGIPTSDTRSLNPADVETMTILKDASSAAIYGAQGANGVVLITTKKGKSGKSKVSLDVYGGFSEVWNTLEVLNGEQYRDLMTEMGQTTDWELYNQNTDWQNEVFKRGVSQNYQLSVSGGSEETTYYISGGWVKQEGAVRSAQMDRANFKVNLNHEVNKWLSLGTRIAYTKYSDVDVNDNNAVNQGGVLTGVINTPSVIGIYNADGTFTSNPFQNWENPIASTDGSEREYKNDRFLGSMFLKADFLKDFSFKSNLGVDYSNGIYDSFLDPYLTSYGRAKGGIANNNTNRNSYWMIENTLSYNKKVESHSLEALIGGVAQKYLWENNYITAENFSSNAITTTNAGSIITSAGNTKSEKTNTSFISRLNYSFEDKYLLTANFRADASSAFGPDNRWGYFPSFSAGWRISHESFMAGFDFLNDLKMRVGWGIVGNDQIRNYAYYGLTGSGANYPIGGQTMPGTYPAAIDNNSLKWEESEQTNIGLDLNVFNGRVQFTADAYLRKTKDLLLDAPLPHSTGYDNALQNIGNLENKGLEFSLNTVNIDRAIRWSSTFNISFNRNEVTNLVVESLPMGNIAGRGEAILLEVGQPLGTLYGYVWGGVDPATGNAYYVDRNGDSTFDPTPEDRKIIGDANPDFFYGVNNTASYKGFGLTVFLEGSYGNDMLNATRIDSEGMSDPKNQLLSVNNRWRQPGDVTDIPKASWASTVNSKISTRFIEDASYLRVKTITLSYDIPQKFLNKINLDRVKVYATGENLFTLTDYTGFDPEVNAFGGSNTMRGIDYGTYPQTRNIIFGLNVTF; encoded by the coding sequence ATGAAGAAATCAATTTTGGGGGCGTATCACAAATTTATCGTGTGCGCTGTTATTGGAATGTTTTTTTCCATTAACCTGGCAGCCCAGCAAACAAGTATCAGTGGAGTAGTGACGGATAAGAGTGGCGAGCCCATCCCCGGCGTGTCCATTATAATCAAGGGCACTACTACAGGAACCATAAGCGGAATAGACGGGGACTTTAACCTTAGCGGCGAAATGCCTGCCGACGCTGTCCTCGTTTTTAGTTTTATAGGAATGCAAACCGAGGAAGTCAATCCTCAAGGCCAATCATTTTTACAAGTTACATTATTCGACGATATCCTCGGTTTAGACGAGGTAATTGTTGTAGGATATGGAACGCAGGAAAAAAAGGACATTACCGGTTCTGTAGCCATGGTTAATTCCGAAGAGTTGGAGTCGCGTCCTAATACGCAACTTGGGTCATTAATTCAAGGGCGGGCCGCTGGTGTTCGTGTGGTATCCGGATCAGGTAAGCCATCGGAAGGCTTAAGCGTGCGGGTACGTGGAACAAACTCAGTTACAGCCGGAAGTGAACCCTTGTACGTGATTGATGGAATACCAACCAGCGATACACGCTCTTTAAACCCGGCCGACGTAGAAACCATGACTATTTTAAAGGATGCTTCTTCAGCAGCTATTTACGGTGCACAGGGCGCTAACGGGGTGGTTTTAATTACAACTAAAAAAGGTAAGAGCGGTAAATCAAAAGTAAGCTTAGATGTATATGGCGGTTTTTCGGAAGTATGGAATACGCTGGAAGTTTTAAATGGTGAGCAGTACCGTGACCTGATGACTGAGATGGGCCAGACCACCGATTGGGAATTATACAACCAAAACACCGATTGGCAAAATGAGGTGTTTAAAAGAGGGGTATCGCAAAACTACCAGCTTTCTGTATCGGGAGGAAGTGAAGAAACTACCTACTACATTTCAGGAGGCTGGGTAAAGCAAGAAGGTGCCGTGCGAAGTGCTCAAATGGACAGAGCCAATTTTAAAGTTAACCTGAATCATGAAGTGAATAAATGGCTAAGTCTGGGAACCAGAATTGCGTATACCAAATACTCCGATGTGGATGTAAACGACAATAACGCCGTTAACCAGGGAGGCGTGTTAACCGGCGTAATTAACACCCCAAGCGTTATTGGCATATATAATGCAGATGGTACCTTTACTTCTAATCCTTTCCAGAATTGGGAAAACCCAATTGCCAGTACCGACGGTTCTGAACGAGAATATAAAAATGATCGTTTCTTGGGAAGCATGTTTTTAAAAGCTGATTTTTTAAAAGATTTTTCTTTTAAAAGTAACCTTGGCGTTGACTACAGCAATGGCATTTATGATAGCTTTCTGGATCCTTATTTAACCAGTTACGGCCGTGCCAAGGGTGGAATTGCAAACAACAATACCAACCGCAACAGTTACTGGATGATAGAAAACACCCTATCCTATAATAAGAAAGTGGAAAGTCATTCGCTTGAAGCCTTGATAGGTGGTGTTGCCCAAAAATATTTGTGGGAGAACAACTACATTACTGCCGAAAACTTCTCGAGTAATGCCATTACCACCACCAATGCAGGTTCTATTATAACATCGGCCGGTAATACCAAGTCTGAGAAAACAAACACCTCATTTATCAGCAGGCTGAATTATTCATTTGAGGATAAATACTTACTTACAGCCAACTTTAGGGCAGATGCCTCCAGTGCTTTTGGTCCGGATAACCGTTGGGGTTATTTTCCATCCTTTTCGGCCGGATGGCGTATTTCTCATGAATCATTTATGGCAGGCTTCGATTTTTTGAATGATTTAAAAATGCGCGTTGGCTGGGGTATTGTGGGTAACGACCAAATACGTAATTATGCCTATTATGGCTTAACAGGCTCCGGCGCCAATTATCCTATTGGCGGACAGACTATGCCGGGAACATACCCCGCTGCAATTGATAACAATAGCTTAAAATGGGAGGAGTCGGAACAAACCAATATTGGACTGGACCTCAATGTTTTCAATGGTCGCGTGCAATTTACGGCAGATGCCTACCTTCGTAAAACAAAAGATTTGTTGTTAGATGCACCTCTCCCCCACAGTACAGGATACGACAATGCCTTACAAAACATTGGCAACCTCGAAAATAAAGGCTTGGAGTTTAGCCTGAACACGGTTAATATTGACAGAGCCATCCGATGGAGTTCTACATTCAATATTTCATTTAACCGAAACGAAGTAACCAATCTGGTTGTTGAAAGCTTGCCTATGGGTAACATTGCAGGCCGCGGTGAAGCCATATTACTGGAAGTAGGCCAGCCATTGGGAACCTTATACGGATACGTGTGGGGTGGTGTTGACCCGGCTACAGGAAATGCTTATTATGTAGACAGGAATGGAGACAGCACCTTTGACCCAACACCGGAAGACAGAAAAATTATTGGGGATGCCAACCCTGATTTCTTCTATGGGGTAAATAATACAGCGAGTTATAAGGGATTTGGCTTAACTGTTTTCCTGGAAGGAAGTTATGGAAACGACATGTTAAATGCTACCCGTATAGATTCAGAAGGAATGAGCGATCCTAAAAACCAGTTGTTAAGCGTTAACAACAGATGGAGACAGCCCGGTGATGTAACAGACATCCCAAAGGCAAGCTGGGCAAGTACCGTTAACTCAAAAATATCTACCCGATTTATCGAAGATGCTTCGTACCTAAGGGTTAAAACCATCACTTTGAGCTATGACATTCCTCAAAAGTTCCTGAATAAAATAAACCTCGACAGAGTTAAAGTTTATGCAACAGGCGAAAACCTGTTTACCCTAACCGATTATACCGGCTTCGACCCTGAGGTGAACGCATTTGGAGGTTCTAATACCATGCGAGGTATTGATTATGGAACCTACCCACAAACACGGAATATCATCTTTGGTTTAAATGTTACTTTTTAA